The following are encoded in a window of Lacinutrix sp. WUR7 genomic DNA:
- a CDS encoding ABC transporter ATP-binding protein, which produces MIEIKDLHKSYHMGNNSLHVLKGINFNVEEGELVSIMGSSGSGKSTLLNILGMLDEADSGSYTLGNVPIKNLNEKIAANYRNKFLGFIFQSFNLINYKSALDNVALPLYYQGVKRKERADKAMHYLEKVGLAEWSHHLPSELSGGQKQRVAIARALASDPKVLLADEPTGALDTKTSYEVMDLIQGINDEGKTILIVTHEPDIAQMTKRIVNLKDGLIIDDSKVEQIRASAHV; this is translated from the coding sequence ATGATAGAAATCAAAGATTTACACAAATCTTATCACATGGGGAATAATTCTCTTCACGTGTTAAAAGGTATTAATTTTAATGTGGAAGAAGGAGAGCTTGTGTCTATAATGGGTTCTTCCGGATCTGGAAAATCCACCTTACTTAATATTTTGGGTATGTTGGACGAAGCAGACTCAGGTTCATATACGCTAGGAAACGTTCCCATTAAAAATCTTAACGAAAAAATAGCAGCAAACTATAGAAATAAGTTTTTAGGATTCATCTTTCAATCCTTCAACTTAATCAACTACAAATCGGCATTAGACAATGTTGCCTTACCATTATACTACCAAGGTGTAAAACGAAAAGAGCGTGCAGATAAAGCAATGCACTATTTAGAAAAAGTAGGTTTGGCAGAATGGTCTCACCATTTACCAAGCGAACTTTCTGGTGGTCAAAAACAACGTGTTGCAATAGCAAGAGCATTAGCAAGTGATCCTAAAGTTTTATTAGCAGATGAACCAACAGGTGCATTAGATACGAAAACCTCTTATGAAGTTATGGATCTTATTCAAGGGATTAATGACGAAGGGAAAACAATACTTATCGTTACACATGAGCCAGATATTGCGCAAATGACAAAACGTATTGTAAACTTAAAAGATGGTTTAATTATAGACGATAGTAAAGTAGAACAAATAAGAGCTTCAGCACATGTTTGA
- a CDS encoding ABC transporter permease translates to MFDLERWQEIFDTLSKNKLRTFLTGLSVASGIFILVILLGFSTGIQNGVKSQFQRDATNLVSIWAGTTTKEYKGLNPGRRIQLKNDDFNAVSNKYADNIEHESSFYTIWGGLVNYKNESGNYRIQGILPGNQFIENADVSQGRFINISDIDNIKKVAVIGNKVAEDLFKGEDPIDKYITLYGISFKVVGVFYDPGGERDESKVFLPLPTAQLAFNGADNIRNMMFTLKMADDFDQAVAESQAIAAAIENEIKLRQTVAPDDTNAIRVNNTLEQATKIYSLVDTIAAVFWFVGIGTIIAGVVGVGNIMLIIVKERTKEIGIRKALGAQPWSIVGMILQESVFVTMFSGLFGLILGLGLLELVGPLIESDFIKYPQVDFNTAITTVFILVFAGALAGFIPAYRAAKIRPIVALRDE, encoded by the coding sequence ATGTTTGATCTAGAACGTTGGCAAGAAATATTTGATACCTTAAGTAAAAATAAGCTTCGTACTTTTTTAACAGGGCTTTCTGTAGCTTCTGGTATTTTTATATTAGTAATCCTTTTAGGTTTTAGTACCGGAATTCAAAATGGTGTTAAGTCTCAGTTTCAAAGAGACGCAACCAATTTGGTGAGTATTTGGGCTGGAACAACTACTAAAGAATATAAAGGACTAAACCCAGGAAGACGTATCCAGCTTAAAAATGATGATTTTAATGCGGTATCTAATAAATATGCGGATAATATTGAACATGAATCTTCTTTCTATACTATTTGGGGCGGATTAGTAAACTACAAAAATGAATCTGGAAATTATAGAATTCAAGGAATTTTACCAGGAAATCAATTCATTGAAAATGCAGATGTAAGCCAAGGACGCTTTATCAATATTTCAGATATTGATAACATTAAAAAAGTAGCAGTAATTGGTAATAAAGTAGCAGAAGACTTGTTTAAAGGAGAAGATCCTATAGATAAATACATCACACTTTATGGTATTAGCTTTAAAGTAGTAGGTGTTTTTTATGATCCAGGAGGAGAACGAGATGAAAGTAAGGTATTCTTGCCATTACCAACAGCGCAATTAGCTTTTAATGGAGCAGATAATATTCGTAACATGATGTTTACGTTAAAAATGGCAGACGATTTTGATCAAGCAGTTGCAGAATCTCAAGCGATCGCTGCTGCGATAGAAAATGAAATAAAGTTAAGACAAACCGTTGCTCCAGATGATACCAATGCTATACGAGTGAATAACACACTGGAACAGGCAACAAAAATATATTCTTTAGTAGACACCATAGCCGCTGTTTTTTGGTTTGTAGGTATAGGTACTATTATAGCTGGAGTAGTTGGTGTTGGTAACATTATGCTTATTATAGTAAAAGAACGTACCAAAGAAATTGGAATACGTAAAGCACTTGGTGCACAACCTTGGTCTATTGTAGGGATGATTTTACAGGAATCTGTTTTTGTAACTATGTTTTCTGGCTTATTCGGACTTATTCTTGGTTTAGGTTTACTAGAACTCGTTGGTCCACTCATAGAAAGTGATTTTATAAAATATCCACAAGTAGATTTTAATACCGCAATAACAACCGTTTTTATTTTAGTATTTGCAGGTGCTTTAGCAGGATTTATTCCAGCATATAGAGCCGCTAAAATTAGACCAATTGTAGCACTTAGAGACGAATAA
- a CDS encoding ABC transporter permease: MFSRDRWDEILQALTANKFRTFLTAFGVFWGITILVLLLALTNGLRNGVTADFGNFATNSMFMWTQGTTKAYKGLPKGRRFNFKLDDVETLKREIPELRYVSPRHQLGGFNGANNVIRGTKTGAFSIYGDYPEFIKQQPMDILQGRFISYSDIDSKRKVCVIGQDVVKAMYDKDEDALGTYIKINGVNFLVIGTFKASNSGDEEEDANTIFMPFTTFGQAFNRGDSVGWMAITAKDGTSVTSVKAKILELMRASHKVHPDDERAIGNFDLSEAFGRVNGLFSILGVVGYFVGALVLMSGIIGISNIMLIVVKERTREIGVRRALGASPWTIKSQVLQESLLLTIISGMVGISFAAFVIFILNYILDKSGPVDNFANPSVSMSVIFIALFILVISGLLAGLIPANSATKMKPVDALRME; the protein is encoded by the coding sequence ATGTTTAGCAGAGATCGTTGGGACGAAATATTACAAGCACTTACAGCAAATAAGTTTAGAACTTTTTTGACTGCTTTTGGTGTGTTTTGGGGAATTACCATTCTAGTGCTACTTCTTGCATTAACAAATGGTTTAAGAAATGGGGTAACCGCAGATTTTGGAAACTTTGCTACAAACTCTATGTTTATGTGGACGCAAGGAACCACAAAAGCATACAAAGGTTTACCAAAAGGAAGACGTTTTAATTTTAAATTGGATGATGTAGAAACACTTAAACGTGAGATACCAGAATTGCGATATGTTTCTCCTAGACATCAATTAGGTGGTTTTAATGGCGCAAATAATGTGATAAGAGGAACAAAAACTGGCGCGTTTTCCATTTATGGAGATTATCCGGAATTTATCAAACAACAACCTATGGATATTCTTCAAGGACGTTTTATAAGTTATTCCGATATCGATAGTAAACGTAAAGTTTGTGTTATTGGCCAGGATGTAGTGAAGGCTATGTATGATAAAGACGAAGATGCGCTTGGTACTTATATTAAAATTAATGGCGTAAACTTTTTAGTTATAGGAACTTTTAAAGCTTCCAATAGTGGTGATGAAGAAGAAGATGCAAATACTATTTTTATGCCTTTTACTACTTTCGGACAAGCTTTTAATAGAGGAGATAGTGTAGGTTGGATGGCTATTACTGCTAAAGATGGTACTAGCGTAACTTCGGTAAAAGCTAAGATTTTAGAATTAATGCGAGCAAGCCACAAAGTGCATCCAGATGATGAACGTGCTATTGGTAATTTCGATTTATCGGAAGCATTTGGCCGTGTAAATGGTCTGTTTTCTATACTTGGAGTTGTTGGTTATTTTGTAGGTGCTTTGGTACTAATGTCTGGAATCATTGGTATTAGTAACATCATGCTTATTGTAGTGAAAGAACGTACCAGAGAAATTGGAGTAAGACGTGCTTTAGGTGCTTCGCCTTGGACTATCAAATCACAGGTATTACAGGAAAGTTTATTGCTAACTATTATTTCAGGAATGGTAGGGATATCTTTTGCTGCATTTGTGATTTTCATTTTAAATTACATTTTAGATAAGAGTGGTCCAGTAGATAATTTTGCAAACCCAAGTGTAAGTATGTCGGTAATATTTATTGCCCTATTTATATTAGTAATCTCTGGTTTATTAGCAGGATTAATTCCGGCAAATAGTGCAACAAAGATGAAGCCAGTAGACGCTTTACGTATGGAGTAA
- a CDS encoding efflux RND transporter periplasmic adaptor subunit, whose protein sequence is MKRTKTLIVLAIIIAVFGGSLYYLWQKNQEDPVSYTTDTASEQTIIVKTVATGSIVPKDEVLIKSNISGVVEEIFVEAGEYVTAGDLIAKIRVIPNVSSLTNAKGSIASNQTALQTANINLQTQQVSYDRQKALFDKGVISANDFEAINNTYLQAKQSVTQAKINVNTARQNYDIVKTGTTSGVGNIAQTQVRATVSGMVLDVPVKEGNQVIEANNFNEGTSIASLADVKKMIFEGKVDESEVGKIKEGLPLEITVGAIEDTKFDAVLDYIAPKGVAENGAIQFEIKGTLQKIDSIFIRAGLSANASIILDKADKVLAIKEALVQYDEETKKPFVELETGDQKFERKDVELGISDGIFVEIKSGISKEDKIKVWNQVQGVPEYAKKN, encoded by the coding sequence ATGAAAAGAACCAAAACCCTAATCGTACTAGCAATTATTATTGCTGTTTTTGGTGGATCGCTATATTACTTATGGCAAAAAAATCAAGAAGATCCAGTTAGTTATACCACAGATACTGCTAGTGAACAAACGATAATCGTAAAAACGGTAGCAACAGGAAGTATTGTGCCAAAAGATGAAGTTTTAATTAAATCAAATATTTCTGGAGTAGTAGAAGAAATTTTTGTGGAAGCAGGAGAGTATGTAACCGCTGGAGATTTAATTGCTAAAATTAGAGTAATTCCTAATGTGTCTTCTTTAACAAATGCAAAAGGAAGTATCGCTAGTAATCAAACCGCATTACAAACGGCTAATATTAATCTGCAAACGCAACAAGTAAGTTATGATCGTCAAAAAGCATTATTTGATAAAGGCGTAATTTCAGCAAATGATTTTGAAGCTATTAATAACACGTATTTACAAGCAAAACAAAGTGTTACTCAAGCAAAAATAAATGTGAATACCGCTAGACAAAACTATGATATTGTAAAAACAGGAACTACAAGTGGTGTAGGTAATATTGCGCAAACACAAGTAAGAGCAACGGTTTCAGGAATGGTTTTAGATGTTCCAGTAAAAGAAGGAAACCAAGTAATTGAAGCGAATAACTTTAACGAAGGTACTTCTATTGCATCCTTAGCAGATGTGAAAAAAATGATTTTTGAAGGGAAAGTCGATGAAAGTGAGGTTGGTAAAATAAAAGAAGGTTTACCATTAGAAATCACCGTTGGGGCCATTGAAGATACAAAATTTGACGCTGTTTTAGATTATATAGCACCAAAAGGTGTTGCCGAAAATGGAGCCATTCAATTTGAAATAAAAGGAACACTTCAAAAAATAGATTCTATTTTTATTAGAGCTGGATTAAGCGCAAATGCATCTATTATTTTAGATAAAGCAGATAAAGTTCTAGCGATTAAAGAAGCTTTAGTACAATATGATGAAGAAACAAAAAAGCCTTTTGTAGAATTAGAAACGGGTGATCAAAAATTTGAGAGAAAAGATGTCGAACTTGGTATTAGTGATGGTATTTTTGTAGAAATTAAAAGTGGTATTTCTAAAGAAGATAAGATTAAGGTTTGGAACCAAGTTCAAGGAGTTCCTGAATACGCAAAAAAGAATTAA
- a CDS encoding TolC family protein — protein sequence MKKIIFILFAFLSITTQAQDKKWTLQECVNYALDNNISVKQSELDLQNAELNKKDAFGNFLPSLNASGSHSWNIGLNQNITTGLLENQTTQFSSLGLNSSVDIYKGLRNFNQLRRSNLEILAGQYQLDNIKDNMSLNIANAFLQILFNKEQLKVLQAQQEITQQELQRTNDLVEAGSLPRGDLLEIQATIATQEQQVVVAENAISLSKISLAQLLLLEDYETFDIVDNEYQVPPTNILNESPKTIIAKAKEARYEIKIAENNSEIAAYNLKIAKGALQPTLSGFYSYSTRASYSDQITGFSVDSSNPTTTTQIGVVEGTGQSVFNTSPNLNPILGGPDPIFDQFSANDGHNFGVQLSIPIFNGFAVKNNISRSKINLESTKYQLQQANLDLETNVYQAYNDAKGTLKAYEAALKTEAARREAFNYSQERYNVGMLNAFDFSQSKNRLENAESEVVRTKYDYIFKLKVLEFYFGIPITDLN from the coding sequence ATGAAAAAAATAATTTTTATACTGTTTGCTTTTTTAAGCATTACAACGCAAGCCCAAGATAAAAAGTGGACGCTTCAAGAGTGCGTAAACTATGCATTAGATAACAATATCTCTGTAAAACAAAGTGAGTTAGATTTACAAAATGCAGAACTTAATAAAAAAGATGCCTTTGGTAATTTTTTACCTAGTCTTAATGCTTCTGGATCGCATTCTTGGAATATTGGATTAAACCAGAATATTACAACTGGTTTACTTGAAAATCAAACGACCCAATTTAGCTCGTTAGGATTAAATTCTAGTGTGGATATTTATAAAGGTTTAAGAAACTTCAATCAATTAAGACGTTCTAATCTAGAAATATTAGCGGGTCAATACCAATTAGATAATATAAAAGATAACATGTCGCTAAACATAGCAAATGCTTTTCTTCAAATATTATTTAATAAGGAACAACTAAAAGTATTACAAGCGCAACAAGAAATTACTCAACAAGAATTGCAACGTACTAATGACTTAGTAGAAGCTGGGTCCTTACCAAGAGGAGATTTGTTAGAAATTCAAGCAACCATTGCAACACAAGAACAACAAGTTGTAGTTGCTGAAAATGCAATTTCATTATCTAAAATAAGTTTAGCACAATTACTTTTATTAGAGGATTATGAAACTTTTGATATTGTTGATAATGAGTACCAAGTACCTCCAACTAATATTTTAAACGAGTCTCCTAAGACTATTATAGCAAAAGCTAAAGAAGCACGTTATGAGATTAAAATTGCGGAAAACAATAGTGAAATTGCAGCATATAATCTTAAAATAGCAAAAGGAGCTTTACAGCCAACACTTTCAGGGTTCTATAGTTATAGTACTAGAGCATCCTATAGTGATCAGATAACTGGTTTTAGTGTAGATTCAAGTAATCCTACAACAACGACTCAAATTGGTGTTGTAGAAGGTACAGGGCAATCTGTATTTAATACTTCTCCTAATCTTAATCCAATTTTGGGAGGTCCAGATCCAATCTTTGATCAATTTAGCGCTAATGATGGTCATAATTTTGGAGTACAATTAAGTATTCCTATCTTTAATGGCTTTGCAGTTAAAAATAATATTAGCAGAAGTAAAATAAATTTAGAGAGTACAAAGTATCAATTACAACAAGCAAATCTAGATTTAGAAACGAATGTATATCAAGCATATAATGATGCAAAAGGAACTTTAAAAGCATATGAAGCTGCTTTAAAAACGGAAGCAGCAAGAAGAGAAGCATTTAATTATTCGCAAGAAAGATATAATGTTGGTATGCTAAATGCTTTCGATTTTAGCCAATCTAAAAACAGACTTGAAAACGCGGAAAGCGAAGTAGTAAGAACCAAATACGATTATATATTTAAACTTAAAGTATTAGAATTCTATTTCGGAATTCCTATTACAGACCTAAACTAA
- a CDS encoding efflux RND transporter periplasmic adaptor subunit gives MSKKTVTILVIAVIAVLALLIGGKKAGWFGKQGNFKEVETKKIARIDIIETVSATGKIQPEIEVKLSSEVSGEVIELPIVEGQQVKKGDLLARVNPDIYQSSLNRSQASLQNVRSGLNQAEASLKEAKSNYDRNQQLYDKGIISKADWDKVVSSYEIAQASKQSAYYSVQSSAATVNEARDNLNRTNIYAPMSGTISKLDVELGERVVGTQQMAGTEIMRVANLTNMEVEVDVNENDIVKVNIGDSTIVEVDAYLKKEFKGLVTEIANSADGVLTADQVTNFKVKVRILEESYKDLLEGKDESYSPFRPGMTATVDIITNKRENVVGVPISAIVIKTDTSSTKQTRKKDAIKSENEEKFECVFIKDGSKAKLRVVKTGVQDNSNIEIIEGLQEDEEIITGPYNTVTKSLKNGDDVEIKKVEKTKDKNQDD, from the coding sequence ATGAGTAAGAAAACAGTAACTATTCTTGTTATTGCAGTAATTGCAGTACTAGCCCTATTAATAGGAGGAAAAAAAGCAGGATGGTTTGGTAAACAAGGTAATTTTAAGGAAGTAGAAACCAAAAAAATTGCTAGAATTGATATTATTGAAACCGTTTCTGCTACTGGGAAAATTCAACCAGAAATAGAAGTAAAACTTTCTAGTGAAGTTTCTGGGGAAGTTATTGAACTTCCAATTGTGGAAGGGCAACAGGTGAAAAAAGGAGACTTATTAGCACGTGTAAACCCAGATATTTATCAGTCTAGTTTAAACCGTTCGCAAGCATCTTTACAAAATGTTCGTTCTGGTTTAAATCAAGCGGAAGCTTCCCTTAAAGAGGCAAAGTCTAACTACGACAGAAACCAACAATTATATGATAAAGGAATTATCTCTAAAGCAGATTGGGACAAAGTAGTATCTTCTTACGAAATTGCACAAGCAAGCAAACAATCGGCATATTACAGTGTGCAAAGTTCTGCAGCAACAGTAAATGAAGCTAGAGATAACTTAAATAGAACCAATATTTATGCGCCAATGAGTGGAACCATTTCTAAATTAGATGTGGAACTTGGAGAACGTGTAGTTGGTACACAGCAAATGGCTGGAACAGAAATTATGCGTGTTGCAAACTTAACCAACATGGAAGTAGAGGTAGATGTTAACGAAAATGATATTGTTAAAGTAAACATTGGTGATTCTACAATTGTGGAAGTAGATGCATATTTAAAGAAAGAATTTAAAGGATTAGTTACAGAAATTGCAAACTCTGCAGATGGTGTTTTAACAGCAGATCAAGTAACAAATTTTAAAGTAAAAGTTAGAATTCTTGAAGAATCTTACAAAGATTTATTAGAAGGTAAAGACGAAAGTTATTCCCCTTTTAGACCAGGAATGACAGCTACAGTAGATATTATTACCAATAAACGTGAAAATGTAGTTGGTGTACCAATTAGTGCCATTGTTATTAAAACGGATACATCTTCCACTAAACAAACTAGAAAAAAAGATGCTATTAAAAGTGAAAACGAAGAAAAATTTGAATGCGTTTTTATTAAAGATGGTAGTAAGGCAAAACTTCGAGTAGTAAAAACAGGAGTGCAAGATAATTCTAATATTGAAATTATTGAAGGCTTACAAGAAGATGAAGAGATTATTACTGGACCATATAATACAGTAACAAAATCGTTGAAAAACGGGGATGATGTAGAAATTAAGAAAGTCGAAAAAACGAAAGATAAAAACCAAGACGATTAA
- the tsaB gene encoding tRNA (adenosine(37)-N6)-threonylcarbamoyltransferase complex dimerization subunit type 1 TsaB has translation MAIILNIETATTNCSVSLSKEGETFALQEDNSKQYSHAERLHVYIDDLLQQNNIKPTELDAIAVSKGPGSYTGLRIGVSAAKGLCFALDKPLISISTLEALARQVKVEEGLIVPMLDARRMEVYSAIFDANYNTVRKIEAQILEEQSFASYLDKGKVYFIGNGVEKTKTLITHENAVFIDDKLPSANEMSVIAFHKYKNNDIEDVAYFEPYYLKDFVALKPKPKV, from the coding sequence TTGGCAATAATACTTAACATAGAAACAGCAACAACAAACTGCTCAGTCTCTCTTTCTAAAGAAGGAGAGACTTTTGCTTTACAAGAAGATAATAGTAAGCAATACTCGCATGCAGAACGTTTGCATGTGTATATAGATGACTTGTTACAACAAAATAACATAAAACCCACAGAACTGGATGCCATTGCGGTTAGTAAAGGTCCTGGTTCTTACACCGGATTACGTATTGGTGTGTCTGCAGCAAAAGGATTGTGTTTTGCGTTAGACAAGCCATTAATATCTATTTCTACCTTAGAAGCGTTAGCAAGACAGGTTAAAGTAGAAGAAGGTCTTATTGTACCAATGTTGGATGCAAGACGTATGGAGGTCTATTCTGCTATTTTTGATGCGAATTACAATACCGTTAGAAAGATTGAAGCACAGATTTTGGAGGAGCAGTCTTTTGCTAGTTATTTAGATAAGGGAAAAGTATATTTTATTGGTAACGGTGTAGAGAAAACTAAAACCCTTATCACCCATGAAAATGCCGTTTTTATAGATGATAAATTGCCATCGGCAAATGAAATGTCTGTAATAGCTTTTCATAAGTACAAAAATAATGACATAGAAGATGTTGCTTATTTTGAACCCTATTATTTAAAAGACTTTGTGGCTTTAAAGCCCAAACCTAAAGTATAA
- a CDS encoding mechanosensitive ion channel family protein, translating to MEIQKWTDMGIEFLNTYGIKVLGAIAIWIIGSWVIKKIIKATSKIMDKRDYDESLKKFLLNLIGWILKILLVITILGKLGVETTSFAALLAAAGLAIGMALQGSLGNFAGGVLLMIFKPIKIGDLIEAQGEVGVVKEIEIFTTKLTGLSNREIIIPNGSLSNGNIINYSTEGTRRVDLTFGVGYDSDIKKTKEVLMQVLTANPKVLKDPAPTVNVSELADSSINFAVRPWCKAEHYWDVYFETTENVKEALDAAGIEIPYPHHVEIHKE from the coding sequence ATGGAAATACAAAAATGGACAGACATGGGCATCGAGTTCTTAAATACTTATGGTATTAAAGTTCTTGGAGCGATTGCAATATGGATTATTGGTTCTTGGGTTATTAAAAAAATAATAAAAGCTACTAGTAAAATAATGGATAAAAGAGACTATGATGAAAGTCTTAAAAAATTTCTATTAAACCTAATTGGCTGGATTTTAAAAATACTTTTAGTAATAACTATTCTTGGAAAATTAGGAGTAGAAACTACTTCTTTTGCTGCACTTTTAGCTGCTGCTGGTTTAGCAATAGGTATGGCTTTACAAGGATCTCTTGGTAATTTTGCAGGAGGTGTTTTACTTATGATTTTTAAACCAATTAAAATTGGTGATTTAATTGAAGCACAAGGTGAAGTTGGTGTTGTAAAAGAAATTGAAATTTTTACTACGAAATTAACAGGACTTTCTAATCGTGAAATTATTATTCCTAATGGATCTTTATCTAACGGAAATATTATTAATTACAGTACAGAAGGTACACGTCGTGTAGATTTAACTTTCGGAGTTGGTTATGATTCAGATATCAAAAAAACCAAAGAAGTTTTAATGCAAGTTTTAACTGCTAATCCAAAAGTACTTAAAGATCCTGCTCCTACTGTAAATGTTTCCGAATTGGCAGATAGTTCAATTAATTTTGCGGTAAGACCTTGGTGTAAAGCAGAGCACTATTGGGATGTTTACTTTGAAACTACAGAAAATGTTAAAGAAGCTCTTGATGCTGCTGGAATAGAAATTCCGTATCCACATCACGTAGAAATACATAAAGAATAA
- a CDS encoding DUF1304 domain-containing protein, with protein MTILATVLVAFVAFEHFYFLVLEMFLWTTPKAIKAFGIESTDFAEKTKVLAANQGLYNGFLAAGLVFGVLFNNTNMIVFLLSCIIVAGIYGAYSTKKIKLFYFQSVPAILALVSVLFFF; from the coding sequence ATGACCATATTAGCAACCGTATTAGTAGCCTTTGTAGCTTTTGAACATTTTTACTTTTTAGTACTAGAAATGTTTTTATGGACTACACCTAAAGCAATTAAAGCCTTTGGTATTGAAAGTACAGATTTTGCGGAAAAAACAAAAGTATTAGCAGCAAACCAAGGATTATACAATGGTTTTTTAGCCGCAGGATTAGTTTTTGGGGTACTCTTTAATAATACCAATATGATAGTCTTTTTATTAAGTTGTATTATCGTTGCTGGTATTTACGGCGCATATTCTACTAAAAAAATTAAATTGTTTTACTTTCAATCTGTTCCTGCAATACTAGCATTAGTATCTGTGTTATTCTTTTTCTAA
- a CDS encoding dodecin family protein: MAIMKVIEVLANSDKSWEDATKKAVKHASKSVKNIKSVFVQSQSAVVNDDEVTEFRVNLKLTFEVK; the protein is encoded by the coding sequence ATGGCAATAATGAAAGTAATTGAAGTACTTGCTAATTCGGACAAAAGTTGGGAAGATGCAACAAAAAAAGCAGTAAAACATGCTTCAAAAAGTGTGAAAAATATTAAATCTGTTTTTGTACAATCGCAAAGTGCAGTTGTTAATGATGATGAAGTTACAGAGTTTAGAGTAAACTTAAAACTAACTTTTGAAGTAAAATAA
- a CDS encoding NifU family protein has protein sequence MNTFKVSIQETNNPTIIKFELNQFVTKHQSFEFNNIDEAKNSPLAQQLFYLPFVKKVYITSNFIAVERFNIVEWKDVQAEVAEQIESYLNNDGIVVEEEATPKKVPVTVYAESTPNPSVIKFVANKKLVAATFEFTSIDEAKASPLASELFHFPFVKSVFLDENYVSITKYEVADWNDITMELREFIRTFIENGKEVVIANAPEVVKKSTEALDKTYENLDDTSKEIINILEEYVKPAVASDGGNIQFESYDPTTKTVKVILQGACSGCPSSTYTLKSGIENMLREMMKGRVEIVEAING, from the coding sequence ATGAATACGTTTAAAGTCTCTATACAAGAAACCAACAATCCTACTATAATTAAGTTTGAGTTAAACCAATTTGTAACCAAACACCAAAGCTTTGAGTTTAACAACATTGACGAAGCAAAAAACTCTCCTTTAGCACAACAATTATTCTATCTTCCTTTTGTAAAGAAGGTATATATAACTAGTAATTTTATCGCTGTAGAACGTTTTAACATTGTAGAATGGAAAGATGTACAAGCTGAAGTTGCAGAACAAATAGAAAGTTATTTAAATAATGATGGTATTGTTGTTGAAGAAGAAGCAACGCCAAAAAAAGTTCCAGTAACGGTTTATGCAGAAAGTACACCTAATCCTTCTGTAATAAAATTTGTAGCGAACAAAAAATTAGTTGCTGCTACTTTTGAGTTTACTTCTATTGATGAAGCAAAAGCTTCTCCTCTAGCTTCCGAATTATTTCACTTTCCTTTTGTAAAAAGTGTCTTTTTAGATGAAAACTACGTTTCTATTACTAAATATGAAGTAGCAGATTGGAATGATATCACGATGGAACTTCGTGAATTTATTAGAACATTTATAGAAAACGGAAAAGAAGTAGTAATAGCAAATGCACCAGAAGTAGTAAAAAAATCTACGGAAGCATTAGACAAGACCTATGAAAACCTAGACGATACCTCTAAAGAAATAATAAATATTTTAGAAGAATATGTAAAACCAGCTGTAGCTAGTGATGGAGGAAACATTCAATTTGAATCGTATGATCCTACTACCAAAACAGTGAAAGTAATTTTACAAGGTGCATGTAGTGGTTGTCCTTCTTCAACATATACTTTAAAAAGCGGTATTGAAAACATGCTTAGAGAAATGATGAAAGGTAGAGTAGAGATTGTGGAAGCGATAAACGGATAA